The proteins below come from a single Magallana gigas chromosome 10, xbMagGiga1.1, whole genome shotgun sequence genomic window:
- the LOC136269609 gene encoding uncharacterized protein isoform X1: MSAITIALLTFLCLFLIGGEGHDQVSTNDMSKRNVNLNGIKNLLLTEIQRKIPKDIKGKSGNVRYHLSKVKINKLQLPQSDLRIKRLNPLTVEWTARDGEIKGETNWWLRYKSWLGQYTDQGHVSFSTKGIGFSVTAVLAGNRIRVRNCFSNPPSVDLRIRGRLWSWIYQLVIKDSKNDFRKMLAGSNGLICKSVKSLLNGGGNAVMKLFNNFNG; this comes from the exons ATGTCAGCAATAACTATTGCACTTCTAACGtttctctgtttatttttaataggCGGAGAGGGCCATGACCAGGTCAGCACAAATGATATGTCAAAACGAAACGTGAATCTCAATGGGA TTAAGAACTTGCTACTTACGGAAATTCAGCGGAAGATTCCTAAGGATATCAAAGGCAAAAGTGGAAATGTGAGATACCATCTTTCaaa agtaaaaataaataaattgcaacTGCCACAAAGTGATCTAAGAATAAAGCGACTCAATCCACTTACTGTGGAATGGACGGCAAGAGACGGGGAAATAAAAGGGGAGACAAACTGGTGGTTACGTTACAAGTCCTGGTT GGGGCAGTACACAGACCAAGGGCACGTATCGTTTTCAACAAAGGGAATTGGATTTAGTGTCACTGCTGTATTAG CAGGGAACAGAATTCGAGTAAGAAACTGTTTCAGCAATCCCCCGTCAGTAGATTTAAGAATCAGAGGACGTTTATGGAGTTGGATCTATCAGCTTGTGATCAAGGATTCTAAAAATGATTTCCGAAAAATGCTTGCTGGATCAAATGGCCTG ATCTGTAAATCGGTCAAAAGTCTGCTAAACGGCGGAGGAAATGCTGTAATGAAACTGTTTAACAATTTCAATGGTTAA
- the LOC136269609 gene encoding uncharacterized protein isoform X2: MSAITIALLTFLCLFLIGGEGHDQVSTNDMSKRNVNLNGIKNLLLTEIQRKIPKDIKGKSGNVRYHLSKVKINKLQLPQSDLRIKRLNPLTVEWTARDGEIKGETNWWLRYKSWLGQYTDQGHVSFSTKGIGFSVTAVLGNRIRVRNCFSNPPSVDLRIRGRLWSWIYQLVIKDSKNDFRKMLAGSNGLICKSVKSLLNGGGNAVMKLFNNFNG; encoded by the exons ATGTCAGCAATAACTATTGCACTTCTAACGtttctctgtttatttttaataggCGGAGAGGGCCATGACCAGGTCAGCACAAATGATATGTCAAAACGAAACGTGAATCTCAATGGGA TTAAGAACTTGCTACTTACGGAAATTCAGCGGAAGATTCCTAAGGATATCAAAGGCAAAAGTGGAAATGTGAGATACCATCTTTCaaa agtaaaaataaataaattgcaacTGCCACAAAGTGATCTAAGAATAAAGCGACTCAATCCACTTACTGTGGAATGGACGGCAAGAGACGGGGAAATAAAAGGGGAGACAAACTGGTGGTTACGTTACAAGTCCTGGTT GGGGCAGTACACAGACCAAGGGCACGTATCGTTTTCAACAAAGGGAATTGGATTTAGTGTCACTGCTGTATTAG GGAACAGAATTCGAGTAAGAAACTGTTTCAGCAATCCCCCGTCAGTAGATTTAAGAATCAGAGGACGTTTATGGAGTTGGATCTATCAGCTTGTGATCAAGGATTCTAAAAATGATTTCCGAAAAATGCTTGCTGGATCAAATGGCCTG ATCTGTAAATCGGTCAAAAGTCTGCTAAACGGCGGAGGAAATGCTGTAATGAAACTGTTTAACAATTTCAATGGTTAA